One segment of Streptomyces sp. YIM 121038 DNA contains the following:
- a CDS encoding MMPL family transporter, producing the protein MAALARWCVQHRLVAVLLWLLALGSTATAAAVVGSAYSNDYEVPGTESNRASQLLKDGFPSLGGDSNTVVWHTGGDQSVRAAAVEQTMTATLDEIAELPGVASVTSPYTERGATQISADGHTAYATVTFRDQLESVAPGEARAVVETAGAAATKGLDVALGGGAVGLTETKSAKTAEIVGVAVAAVVLFLAFGSLAASALPIATAVVSVGTAYAGIVLLGHVMTVADFAPMLGTLIGLGVGIDYALFIVTRHRKGLKRGLPVAEAAERAVATTGRAVVFAGATVCIALLGMLILRLSFLNGVAIAASLTVVLTVAASVTLLPALLSFIGPRALSRRERRRLAERGPEPEVPTGLAARWSAFVERHPKALGALAVVVIAVLAVPTLSLRLGTSDQGNNPATATTRQAYDLLADGFGPGVNGPLTLVTDVRGAPDRLALDNLGATLESTPGVASVSPVTYADGGGAAFLTVVPDSAPQSKATSDLVDRLRGEVLPRAESGTSLDLHVGGVTAGYDDFAEIIVGKLPLFVGVVIGLGCVLLLLAFRSVGIPLKAAVMNVAAVAAAFGVVVAVFQWGWGSELMGLGRAGPIEPFLPVIMVSVLFGLSMDYQVFLVSRMYEEWLETGDNRVAVRVGLAETSRVINSAAVIMISVFLAFVLSGDRVIAMFGIALAAAVALDAFVLRTLLVPALMHLLGGANWWLPRRLDRWLPRISIEVPERRTRARIPGHREREEIAYAPLEKR; encoded by the coding sequence GTGGCAGCACTCGCCCGGTGGTGCGTCCAGCACCGCCTCGTCGCCGTACTGCTCTGGCTCCTCGCACTCGGCTCCACCGCGACCGCTGCCGCCGTCGTCGGATCGGCGTACTCCAACGACTACGAGGTGCCCGGCACCGAGTCCAACCGTGCGAGCCAGCTCCTCAAGGACGGCTTCCCGAGCCTCGGCGGCGACAGCAACACCGTCGTCTGGCACACCGGCGGGGACCAGTCCGTGCGGGCCGCCGCCGTCGAGCAGACGATGACCGCGACGCTCGACGAGATCGCCGAGCTGCCGGGCGTGGCCTCCGTCACCAGCCCCTACACCGAGCGCGGCGCCACCCAGATCAGCGCGGACGGCCACACCGCGTACGCCACGGTCACCTTCCGTGACCAGCTCGAATCCGTCGCCCCCGGCGAGGCGCGCGCCGTCGTCGAGACCGCCGGGGCCGCCGCGACCAAGGGCCTGGACGTGGCCCTCGGCGGCGGCGCCGTCGGCCTCACGGAGACCAAGAGCGCCAAGACCGCCGAGATCGTCGGTGTGGCCGTCGCCGCCGTCGTGCTGTTCCTCGCCTTCGGCTCGCTCGCCGCCTCGGCCCTGCCCATCGCCACGGCCGTCGTCTCCGTCGGCACGGCGTACGCGGGCATAGTGCTGCTCGGCCACGTCATGACGGTCGCCGACTTCGCGCCCATGCTCGGCACCCTGATCGGCCTCGGCGTCGGCATCGACTACGCCCTGTTCATCGTCACGCGCCACCGCAAGGGCCTCAAACGCGGCCTGCCGGTCGCCGAGGCCGCCGAGCGGGCCGTCGCCACCACCGGCCGCGCCGTCGTCTTCGCGGGCGCCACCGTCTGCATCGCGCTGCTCGGCATGCTGATCCTGCGCCTGAGCTTCCTCAACGGCGTCGCCATCGCCGCCTCCCTGACCGTCGTCCTCACGGTCGCCGCGTCCGTGACGCTGCTGCCCGCGCTGCTCTCGTTCATAGGGCCGCGCGCCCTCAGCCGCCGCGAGCGGCGCAGGCTCGCCGAGCGCGGGCCCGAGCCGGAGGTGCCCACCGGGCTCGCCGCCCGCTGGTCGGCGTTCGTGGAGCGCCACCCCAAGGCGCTCGGCGCCCTCGCGGTCGTGGTGATCGCGGTGCTCGCCGTGCCGACGCTCTCGCTCCGCCTCGGCACCTCCGACCAGGGCAACAACCCCGCGACGGCCACCACGCGGCAGGCCTACGACCTGCTCGCCGACGGCTTCGGCCCCGGCGTGAACGGCCCGCTCACCCTCGTCACGGACGTCCGCGGCGCCCCCGACCGGCTCGCCCTCGACAACCTCGGCGCGACCCTGGAGTCCACCCCGGGCGTCGCCTCCGTGAGCCCCGTGACCTACGCCGACGGCGGCGGCGCGGCCTTCCTCACCGTCGTACCGGACTCCGCGCCCCAGTCGAAGGCCACCAGCGACCTCGTCGACCGGCTCCGCGGCGAGGTCCTGCCGCGCGCCGAGAGCGGCACCTCCCTCGACCTCCACGTCGGCGGCGTCACGGCGGGCTACGACGACTTCGCGGAGATCATCGTCGGCAAGCTGCCGCTGTTCGTGGGCGTCGTCATCGGCCTGGGCTGCGTCCTGCTGCTCCTCGCCTTCCGCTCGGTCGGCATACCGCTGAAGGCCGCGGTCATGAACGTCGCGGCGGTCGCGGCCGCCTTCGGCGTCGTGGTCGCGGTCTTCCAGTGGGGCTGGGGCAGCGAACTGATGGGCCTGGGACGCGCGGGCCCCATCGAGCCCTTCCTGCCCGTCATCATGGTCTCGGTCCTCTTCGGCCTCTCCATGGACTACCAGGTCTTCCTGGTCAGCCGGATGTACGAGGAGTGGCTGGAGACCGGCGACAACCGCGTGGCCGTCCGCGTCGGCCTCGCCGAGACCAGCCGCGTCATCAACTCCGCGGCCGTCATCATGATCTCGGTGTTCCTCGCCTTCGTGCTCAGCGGGGACCGGGTGATCGCGATGTTCGGCATCGCCCTGGCGGCGGCCGTCGCGCTCGACGCGTTCGTGCTGCGCACGCTGCTCGTGCCCGCCCTCATGCACCTGCTCGGCGGGGCCAACTGGTGGCTGCCGCGCCGCCTGGACCGCTGGCTGCCGCGGATCAGTATTGAGGTGCCCGAGCGCCGGACACGTGCGAGGATCCCCGGACACCGCGAGCGCGAAGAGATCGCGTACGCACCGCTGGAGAAGCGCTAG
- a CDS encoding GNAT family protein — translation MFAIPVGEGAELRPLEPWNAEEFLEHIDRAREFASPWVPMTAKVTDLESARAVLQRYADKQAADTGRMYGVWLDGTLVGGVFFRIFDAETDSCEVGVWLEPSATGRGLVTAAARVLIDWAVDQRGIHRVEWLVSSRNDPSKAVAKRLGLIRDGVLRESFPWQGIRHDMEVWSVLAPEWRAARAAR, via the coding sequence ATGTTCGCCATACCCGTGGGGGAGGGGGCCGAACTGCGGCCCCTGGAGCCGTGGAACGCCGAGGAGTTCCTGGAACACATCGACCGGGCACGGGAGTTCGCCAGTCCCTGGGTGCCGATGACCGCCAAGGTCACCGACCTGGAGTCCGCCCGCGCGGTCCTCCAGCGGTACGCGGACAAGCAGGCCGCGGACACCGGCCGGATGTACGGCGTCTGGCTGGACGGCACGCTCGTCGGCGGTGTCTTCTTCCGGATCTTCGACGCCGAGACCGACTCCTGCGAGGTCGGCGTCTGGCTCGAACCCTCCGCCACCGGCCGCGGCCTCGTCACCGCCGCCGCCCGCGTCCTCATCGACTGGGCCGTCGACCAGCGCGGCATCCACCGCGTGGAGTGGCTCGTCTCCTCCCGCAACGACCCCAGCAAGGCCGTGGCCAAACGGCTCGGCCTGATCCGCGACGGCGTGCTGCGGGAGAGCTTCCCCTGGCAGGGCATCCGCCACGACATGGAGGTCTGGTCGGTGCTCGCGCCCGAGTGGCGGGCCGCCCGCGCCGCGCGTTAA